From a region of the Spelaeicoccus albus genome:
- a CDS encoding Fur family transcriptional regulator: MSNANHEPARTRRSPQRDAVRDVLNSRSGFISAQDLHAALRENGSSIGLATVYRHLQSMLSSGEIDSLHTGEGEALYRQCSPEHHHHLICRNCGRAVEIDAPEVESWAKKVAGKYGYTDFEHTVEVFGLCAECSAKRR; encoded by the coding sequence ATGAGCAACGCCAACCACGAGCCGGCCAGAACCCGGCGGTCCCCGCAGCGAGACGCCGTCCGCGACGTGTTGAATTCGCGCTCCGGGTTCATCAGCGCGCAGGATCTGCATGCCGCGTTGCGCGAAAACGGGTCGTCAATCGGGCTGGCCACCGTTTATCGGCACCTGCAATCGATGCTGTCGTCCGGTGAGATCGACTCCCTGCATACCGGCGAAGGCGAAGCTCTCTATCGTCAGTGCAGCCCGGAGCACCACCACCACCTGATCTGCCGCAATTGTGGCCGGGCAGTCGAAATCGATGCCCCGGAAGTGGAATCGTGGGCGAAGAAGGTCGCCGGAAAGTACGGGTACACGGACTTCGAACACACGGTTGAAGTGTTCGGCCTGTGCGCCGAATGCTCGGCAAAACGCCGGTAA
- a CDS encoding alpha-ketoacid dehydrogenase subunit beta, with the protein MEKLAIAKALTAGMRKAMDDDAKVVLMGEDIGPLGGVFRVTEGLQKDFGPDRVIDTPLAESGIVGTAIGLSLRGYRPVVEIQFDGFVFPAYDQIVTQLAKMANRSMGTVKVPVVLRIPYGGGLGSPEHHSESPEALFSHVAGLRIISPSNANDAYWMIQQAIQDDDPVIVFEPKRRYWAKGDVDLEQPPCDMHAARVVKPGSDVTLLAYGPLVQTSLDAAAAAEQDGVNIEVLDLRSLSPLDMPTIAESVKRTGRLVITHEAPVFSGLGGEIAARVTEQCFYHLEAPVLRVGGFHLPYPPSRLEDHYLPDLDRILDGVDRAMAY; encoded by the coding sequence ATGGAAAAGCTGGCGATCGCCAAAGCTCTTACGGCCGGAATGCGCAAGGCCATGGACGACGACGCGAAGGTCGTGCTCATGGGCGAGGACATCGGCCCGCTGGGTGGCGTCTTCCGCGTGACCGAAGGGTTGCAAAAGGACTTCGGCCCCGACCGCGTGATCGACACGCCGCTGGCGGAATCGGGAATTGTCGGCACCGCGATCGGACTGAGCCTGCGCGGGTACCGTCCCGTCGTCGAGATCCAGTTCGACGGGTTCGTGTTCCCGGCCTATGACCAGATCGTGACGCAACTGGCCAAAATGGCCAACCGCTCGATGGGCACCGTGAAGGTTCCCGTCGTCCTGCGTATTCCGTACGGCGGCGGGCTCGGTTCGCCCGAACACCACTCCGAGTCGCCCGAAGCGCTGTTCAGCCATGTCGCGGGGCTGCGCATCATCTCGCCGTCCAACGCGAACGACGCCTACTGGATGATTCAGCAGGCAATTCAGGACGACGACCCGGTCATCGTGTTCGAGCCCAAACGCCGCTACTGGGCGAAGGGCGACGTCGATCTGGAGCAGCCGCCGTGCGATATGCACGCCGCACGCGTCGTCAAACCGGGGTCGGACGTCACTTTGCTGGCGTACGGTCCGCTGGTGCAGACGTCGCTGGACGCCGCGGCCGCTGCCGAGCAGGACGGCGTCAACATCGAGGTGCTCGATCTGCGCTCGCTCAGCCCGCTCGATATGCCCACGATCGCCGAAAGCGTGAAGCGCACGGGGCGTCTCGTCATCACGCACGAGGCACCCGTGTTCTCCGGGCTCGGCGGCGAAATCGCCGCTCGAGTGACCGAGCAGTGTTTTTATCATCTGGAGGCGCCGGTTCTGCGCGTGGGCGGATTCCATCTGCCGTATCCGCCGTCGCGGCTGGAAGATCATTACCTCCCCGACCTTGACCGCATCCTGGACGGCGTCGACCGTGCCATGGCGTACTGA
- a CDS encoding S9 family peptidase: MANPFEDLNQYIALPRAESMALSPDGGKLALVLSTLDDKRTGYVRSVWQVDPAGKDAPRRLTRSGKGEGGAAFTPSGDLVFTSAREDPANPDADEPQLWVLPSGGGEARAVTRMPGGVGGVGVARSSSRVVVAADLLRSATGVDDDAARRKDRSDNKVAALLHEEALVRFWDHDLGPDHCHVFAGDLDAVTAEQTVPSGGGDKDDTHVDNPLPLTDLVPEPGAALDNASGALTPDGRYFVTEWGVRIKRGYRSTIVAIDTTTGRRRDILADDHLEYGHPVISPDGTRLAAVEMTEDTPDEPGDITLVDVDLAAFIAGWDAEDRVTPRRLTAEWDRWPNDFAFSADGSALFITADDNGRSPIFRLDLPAGDAAADRPTTLTDDDYAYSNVLVAPTGDVLYALRSSYLSPAVPVAIASSDGAVRELDSPAAVPELPGYLSEVTTTAEDGAALRAWLAQPSDAGPNNPSPLLLWIHGGPLGSWNAWSWRWNPWIAVAHGYSVLLPDPALSTGYGLDFIRRGWAAWGGKPFTDLMAITDEVESRPDIDASKTAAMGGSFGGYMANWVAGHTDRFKAIVTHASLWAMDQFGQTTDAPFYWDREMTREQAMANSPHRFVDKIVTPMLVIHGDNDYRVPIGEGLRLWSELLAATAADDGSSDNKFLYFPNENHWVLSPQHVKVWYDTVLAFLDVHVHGKDWARPGALG; the protein is encoded by the coding sequence ATGGCCAACCCATTTGAAGACCTCAATCAGTACATCGCCCTGCCGCGGGCCGAATCAATGGCGCTATCGCCCGACGGCGGCAAACTTGCGCTCGTCCTCAGTACGCTCGACGACAAGCGGACCGGCTACGTGCGCTCCGTGTGGCAGGTCGATCCCGCCGGCAAGGACGCACCGCGCCGGCTCACCCGATCCGGTAAGGGCGAGGGCGGCGCCGCCTTTACGCCGTCCGGCGATCTGGTGTTCACCTCCGCACGCGAGGACCCGGCAAATCCGGACGCCGACGAGCCTCAGCTCTGGGTGCTGCCGTCCGGCGGCGGCGAAGCGCGGGCCGTCACGCGGATGCCCGGCGGCGTCGGGGGAGTCGGCGTCGCGCGGTCGAGTTCGCGGGTCGTCGTTGCGGCAGACCTGCTGCGGTCGGCAACCGGCGTCGATGACGATGCGGCCCGTCGCAAGGACCGTAGCGACAACAAGGTGGCCGCCTTATTGCACGAAGAGGCCCTGGTGCGGTTTTGGGATCACGATCTCGGACCCGACCATTGCCACGTGTTCGCGGGCGACCTCGATGCCGTGACGGCCGAGCAGACGGTGCCGTCGGGCGGCGGCGACAAGGATGACACCCATGTCGACAACCCCTTGCCGCTGACCGATTTGGTGCCCGAGCCCGGCGCCGCGTTGGACAACGCATCCGGCGCGCTGACGCCGGACGGCCGGTACTTCGTGACCGAATGGGGCGTGCGGATCAAACGCGGCTACCGGTCCACGATCGTGGCCATCGACACGACCACGGGTCGCCGCCGCGACATTCTGGCCGATGACCATCTCGAATACGGGCACCCGGTCATTTCGCCGGACGGGACGAGGCTCGCGGCCGTCGAAATGACCGAGGACACGCCCGATGAACCCGGTGACATCACGCTTGTCGACGTCGACCTGGCCGCGTTCATCGCCGGGTGGGATGCCGAGGACCGCGTCACGCCGCGGCGCCTGACCGCCGAATGGGACAGGTGGCCGAACGACTTCGCGTTCAGCGCCGACGGCAGCGCGCTGTTCATCACTGCCGACGACAACGGACGCAGCCCGATTTTCCGCCTTGACCTGCCGGCCGGCGATGCCGCCGCGGACCGGCCGACCACACTGACCGACGATGATTACGCCTACTCGAACGTGCTTGTCGCTCCGACCGGTGATGTGCTCTACGCGCTGCGGTCCAGCTACCTCAGCCCGGCCGTGCCGGTGGCGATCGCGTCGTCCGACGGCGCAGTGCGCGAATTGGACTCGCCGGCCGCCGTCCCCGAGCTGCCGGGGTACTTGTCCGAAGTCACCACGACTGCCGAGGACGGTGCCGCGTTGCGCGCGTGGCTGGCGCAACCGAGCGACGCCGGGCCGAATAACCCGAGTCCGCTGCTGTTGTGGATCCACGGCGGCCCGCTCGGCTCGTGGAATGCGTGGAGCTGGCGCTGGAACCCCTGGATCGCAGTTGCGCACGGGTATTCCGTGCTGCTTCCCGATCCGGCGCTGTCGACCGGGTACGGGCTCGACTTCATCCGCCGCGGATGGGCAGCGTGGGGCGGTAAGCCGTTCACCGACCTGATGGCCATCACCGACGAGGTCGAATCCCGGCCCGATATCGACGCGTCGAAGACCGCTGCCATGGGCGGATCGTTCGGCGGATACATGGCCAACTGGGTCGCCGGCCATACCGACAGGTTCAAGGCGATAGTGACGCACGCCAGCCTCTGGGCCATGGATCAGTTCGGGCAGACGACCGATGCGCCGTTCTACTGGGACCGGGAGATGACCCGCGAGCAGGCGATGGCCAATTCGCCGCACCGGTTCGTGGACAAGATCGTGACGCCGATGCTCGTCATCCACGGCGACAACGACTACCGCGTTCCGATCGGGGAGGGGCTGCGACTCTGGTCCGAGCTGCTTGCCGCAACTGCGGCCGACGACGGGTCCAGCGACAACAAGTTCCTGTATTTCCCGAACGAGAACCACTGGGTACTCTCGCCGCAGCACGTTAAGGTCTGGTATGACACAGTGCTCGCGTTCCTGGACGTTCACGTTCACGGGAAAGACTGGGCGCGCCCGGGCGCGCTCGGATGA
- the rpmB gene encoding 50S ribosomal protein L28: MAAHCQVTGAKPGFGHNVSHSNRRTKRRFDPNIQKKRYWVPSLRRNVTLNLSAKGIKVIDARGIDVVVGELVAKGVKL; this comes from the coding sequence ATGGCAGCGCACTGCCAGGTGACCGGGGCTAAGCCCGGCTTTGGCCACAATGTGTCGCACTCGAACCGACGCACCAAGCGTCGCTTCGACCCGAACATTCAAAAGAAGCGTTATTGGGTTCCGTCGTTGCGCCGCAACGTCACGCTGAACCTTAGCGCCAAGGGCATCAAAGTGATCGATGCCCGCGGAATCGATGTCGTCGTCGGCGAGCTCGTCGCCAAGGGCGTGAAGCTCTAA
- a CDS encoding alpha/beta fold hydrolase — MIISRNTAPGMLMLDHTVEVPLDWNAPADASITVFAREIVDPARRTDDLPILLFLQGGPGGAGPRPQSRSGWLATALKTHRVVLLDQRGTGRSTPVDAALIGAMGGEAGANYLSHFRADSIVRDAEHLRRTDFGGRRWETLGQSYGGFVTLTYLSHAPEALAACYVTGGLAGLNTDAATVYRHTYPRVAAKTAEYYSRYPDDVERAGRVADIVAAGGVRLPDGDELSVRRLQTLGQDFGMKPGYERMHWLFDTALRTGADGAASGELSDTFLAAVLARTSYLTNPMYAVMHESIYAGQATGPTSWAADRMRPADCDAGRRPLPFTGEMIYPWMFDEIKALRPFRAAVDVLAARDDWPDLYDSRQLARNEVPVAAAVYYDDMYVDSGLQLETAASVGNSRAWVTNEFEHDGIGEGALDRLIKTVNDFGGPLRP, encoded by the coding sequence ATGATCATCTCTCGCAATACCGCTCCCGGCATGCTGATGCTGGACCATACGGTCGAGGTGCCGCTGGATTGGAACGCCCCTGCGGACGCGTCAATCACCGTCTTCGCGCGGGAAATCGTCGACCCGGCCCGCCGGACGGACGACCTGCCGATTCTGCTCTTCTTGCAGGGCGGCCCGGGCGGCGCGGGTCCGCGACCCCAAAGCCGGTCCGGCTGGCTGGCCACCGCCTTGAAGACGCACCGCGTCGTCCTGCTCGACCAACGCGGCACCGGGCGAAGCACTCCGGTGGACGCCGCGTTGATCGGCGCAATGGGCGGCGAGGCCGGCGCGAACTACCTTTCCCACTTCCGTGCCGATTCGATAGTGCGGGACGCCGAACACCTGCGCCGCACCGATTTCGGCGGCCGCCGGTGGGAGACACTCGGGCAAAGCTACGGCGGTTTCGTCACGCTGACCTATCTGTCGCACGCTCCCGAAGCGCTCGCCGCCTGTTATGTGACGGGCGGGTTGGCGGGGTTGAACACGGACGCTGCAACTGTGTACCGCCACACCTACCCGCGCGTGGCCGCCAAGACCGCCGAGTACTACTCTCGCTACCCCGACGACGTCGAACGCGCCGGCCGGGTGGCCGATATCGTGGCGGCCGGCGGCGTCCGACTTCCGGACGGCGACGAACTTTCGGTGCGCCGATTGCAGACTCTCGGCCAGGATTTCGGCATGAAACCGGGCTACGAGCGGATGCACTGGCTGTTCGACACGGCATTGCGGACGGGCGCGGACGGCGCCGCGAGCGGCGAACTGTCCGACACGTTCCTGGCCGCCGTGCTCGCCCGCACGAGCTACCTGACCAATCCGATGTATGCGGTCATGCACGAGAGCATTTACGCGGGGCAAGCCACCGGGCCGACGAGCTGGGCGGCGGACCGGATGCGTCCGGCAGACTGTGACGCCGGACGTCGTCCGCTTCCGTTCACCGGCGAGATGATCTATCCGTGGATGTTCGACGAGATCAAAGCATTGCGGCCGTTCCGAGCCGCCGTCGACGTGCTGGCCGCACGCGACGATTGGCCGGACCTCTACGATTCCCGGCAGCTGGCGCGCAACGAGGTGCCGGTAGCGGCAGCGGTGTATTACGACGACATGTACGTCGATTCCGGCCTCCAGCTGGAAACCGCGGCGTCCGTCGGCAACTCTCGCGCCTGGGTGACGAACGAATTCGAGCATGACGGTATTGGCGAGGGCGCACTTGATAGACTGATCAAAACGGTGAACGACTTTGGCGGACCCCTCCGGCCATAG
- a CDS encoding alpha-ketoglutarate-dependent dioxygenase AlkB family protein — translation MDQLFSDDFLERRACTIAPGAVHVPGWLSPESSRWITARFREWAAGPVPIRAATVRGHEMSVRTVCLGWHWRPYAYTRDAVDVNGNRVLDFPDWMVRLGRQAIAATSGDPRAGDDYTPDAALANYYDDAAVMGMHQDKDEKSLAPVVSLSIGDACMFRFGNTENRKKPYRDIRLASGDLFVFGGPSRLAFHGVTKVFPGTAPRDCGLSSGRINITMRVTGLTDE, via the coding sequence ATGGATCAACTGTTTTCCGACGACTTTCTTGAACGCCGGGCGTGCACTATCGCGCCGGGGGCGGTCCACGTGCCCGGGTGGCTCTCGCCCGAATCAAGCCGGTGGATCACCGCCCGCTTCCGTGAATGGGCGGCCGGGCCGGTGCCGATCCGCGCCGCCACGGTGCGCGGCCACGAGATGAGCGTGCGCACCGTGTGCCTGGGCTGGCATTGGCGACCGTACGCGTATACGCGCGACGCAGTCGACGTGAACGGCAACCGCGTGCTCGACTTCCCCGACTGGATGGTGCGCCTGGGCAGGCAAGCCATTGCCGCGACGTCCGGCGACCCGCGGGCCGGCGACGACTATACGCCGGATGCGGCACTTGCGAACTACTACGATGATGCCGCGGTCATGGGCATGCACCAGGACAAGGACGAGAAGTCGCTCGCGCCAGTGGTATCCCTGTCGATCGGGGACGCATGCATGTTCCGCTTCGGCAACACGGAAAACCGTAAGAAGCCCTACCGGGATATCCGGCTGGCGTCGGGCGATCTGTTCGTCTTCGGCGGGCCGTCGCGGCTAGCCTTCCACGGCGTCACCAAGGTGTTTCCCGGGACGGCGCCGCGTGACTGCGGCCTGAGCTCGGGACGGATCAACATCACGATGCGCGTCACGGGTCTTACCGACGAGTAG
- a CDS encoding HU family DNA-binding protein: MADKAKNRSELVSEVAEKAGVTQKQVSDVLDGVFDVFSTSVSKGEKVTIPGWLSVERTSRAARTGRNPQTGETIQIKAGHSVKISAGSKLKAAVAK; the protein is encoded by the coding sequence ATGGCTGATAAGGCTAAGAACCGCAGTGAACTCGTTTCAGAGGTCGCCGAAAAGGCTGGCGTCACCCAGAAGCAGGTAAGCGACGTTCTGGACGGCGTCTTCGACGTCTTCTCGACCTCGGTGTCCAAAGGCGAAAAGGTCACCATTCCCGGCTGGCTTTCCGTCGAGCGCACCTCGCGTGCCGCCCGCACGGGCCGTAACCCGCAGACCGGTGAAACCATCCAGATCAAGGCCGGCCACTCGGTCAAGATCTCGGCCGGCAGCAAGCTGAAGGCCGCTGTCGCGAAGTAG
- a CDS encoding cytochrome c oxidase assembly protein, translating to MTSESTKTPRTRRTSPDVGARFPDSALLGILIGAVIAVGMLIVGLLYTGAAAASVVDDPGALVRWSLPVVNLAYNISVAVTIGSLLLAAVVVPRSRSAAPGSALNPAWLRLLGLASGASIVWTLSAIGMLLLGYIDTVGGQALRSGNFSAQLGVYITGVDAGTYWLIALIMAAIVSTAVFGVRSHGGVLVLTVLALFGLLPQALTGHAADASNHNLAVSSIGLHIAGVSIWFGGLIALTLAASLLGRDIGAIVERYSSIAIFAYCLVAVSGISTSYVQVGSWAGMVSRYGALIIVKAIAMILLGFIGWWHREFIIARLKKDPDAAAPSILSGSRKAGAPAAPAGRTSSAAPAVRTSSARALFWRFVAGEMMLLGLASGAAVALSRSAKPAGQAPPSSPSAAETLTGYPLPPELTPLHWLTQWRLDLLWAVVAVIALIVYWRAVYAVRRRAGTWPIRRAVAWTLGLAVLVYATSGAPAVYGVVLFGSHMAAHFLIAFVAAALLAAAAPVTLLAESAAPRGDGSRGAREWILGMTGSAVMRLLVHPVTAAIVLAASIAVFYFSPLLNLAVANHVGHEVMVWYFLVVGYLFAQSVLAVDPAARSGAGRAVRLACAIGMACAVAALGIYLMHSTVLLDGDWFGNTGRPWGPDAIGDQQRGGLFALAVGIVPVAAMAVSAAAGRTGRDGSFPS from the coding sequence ATGACCTCTGAATCGACGAAGACGCCGCGCACGCGCCGGACGTCGCCGGACGTCGGAGCACGGTTCCCGGACAGCGCCCTGCTCGGCATCCTGATCGGCGCGGTCATTGCCGTGGGAATGCTGATCGTCGGGTTGCTGTACACCGGCGCTGCCGCAGCATCGGTCGTTGACGACCCGGGCGCGCTGGTCCGTTGGTCGCTCCCGGTCGTCAACCTGGCTTACAACATCTCGGTCGCAGTCACCATCGGCTCCCTCCTCCTGGCCGCCGTCGTGGTGCCGCGCAGTCGCAGCGCGGCGCCCGGCAGTGCGCTCAACCCGGCCTGGCTCCGCTTGCTGGGACTGGCCAGCGGCGCCTCGATCGTGTGGACGTTGTCCGCCATCGGCATGCTCCTGCTCGGCTATATCGACACGGTCGGCGGCCAAGCCCTGCGATCGGGCAATTTCTCGGCCCAGCTCGGCGTGTACATCACCGGCGTCGATGCGGGGACCTACTGGCTGATCGCGCTCATCATGGCGGCCATCGTGTCGACGGCGGTGTTCGGCGTCCGATCGCACGGCGGCGTGCTGGTGTTGACCGTGCTGGCCCTGTTCGGGCTGTTACCGCAGGCCCTGACCGGACACGCAGCGGACGCCTCCAACCACAACCTCGCGGTCTCGTCGATCGGGCTGCATATCGCCGGCGTGAGCATTTGGTTCGGCGGCCTGATCGCGTTGACTCTCGCCGCATCCCTGCTCGGACGCGACATCGGCGCGATCGTGGAGCGTTATTCGTCCATCGCCATCTTCGCCTACTGCCTCGTCGCGGTGTCCGGCATTTCGACGTCGTACGTCCAGGTCGGCTCGTGGGCCGGCATGGTCAGCCGTTACGGCGCCCTGATCATCGTCAAGGCCATCGCCATGATCCTGCTGGGATTCATTGGCTGGTGGCATCGTGAATTCATCATCGCCCGACTCAAGAAGGATCCGGACGCCGCCGCGCCGAGCATCCTGTCGGGCAGCCGGAAGGCAGGCGCTCCGGCCGCACCCGCAGGCCGGACGTCGTCGGCCGCACCCGCCGTCCGGACGTCGTCCGCGCGCGCGTTGTTCTGGCGGTTCGTCGCGGGCGAGATGATGTTGCTGGGGCTGGCCAGCGGGGCGGCAGTCGCCCTGTCACGGTCGGCCAAACCCGCCGGCCAAGCGCCGCCGAGTTCGCCGTCGGCCGCGGAGACTCTCACCGGATATCCGTTGCCGCCGGAGCTCACGCCGCTGCACTGGCTGACGCAATGGCGTTTGGATCTGCTGTGGGCGGTCGTGGCCGTGATCGCGCTCATCGTGTATTGGCGCGCCGTCTACGCGGTTCGCAGGCGCGCCGGCACATGGCCGATCCGACGCGCAGTCGCGTGGACGCTGGGCCTGGCAGTGCTGGTCTACGCCACCTCCGGCGCGCCGGCAGTTTACGGAGTGGTGCTATTCGGCTCGCATATGGCCGCGCATTTCCTCATCGCGTTCGTCGCCGCCGCCCTCTTGGCCGCCGCTGCGCCGGTGACCTTGCTTGCCGAATCGGCGGCCCCGCGCGGAGACGGCAGCCGCGGCGCGCGCGAATGGATCCTCGGCATGACGGGATCGGCGGTGATGCGGCTGCTGGTCCACCCCGTCACGGCCGCCATCGTGTTGGCCGCCAGCATCGCCGTCTTCTACTTCTCGCCGCTGTTGAATCTCGCGGTCGCCAATCACGTCGGCCATGAGGTCATGGTGTGGTACTTCCTGGTGGTCGGGTACCTGTTCGCCCAGTCGGTGCTCGCCGTCGATCCGGCGGCTCGGTCCGGTGCCGGCCGCGCGGTGCGCCTTGCGTGTGCGATCGGAATGGCCTGCGCGGTCGCGGCGCTGGGGATCTACCTGATGCACTCGACTGTGCTGCTCGACGGGGACTGGTTCGGCAACACCGGCCGCCCGTGGGGCCCCGACGCGATAGGGGACCAACAGCGCGGCGGCTTGTTCGCCCTCGCCGTCGGCATCGTGCCGGTGGCCGCCATGGCCGTGAGTGCCGCCGCGGGCCGGACCGGTCGCGACGGATCCTTCCCCTCCTGA
- the rpmG gene encoding 50S ribosomal protein L33: protein MAKAQDIRPIIKLKSTAGTGFTYVTRKNRRNNPDRLVLKKYDPKIRKHVEFREER from the coding sequence ATGGCCAAAGCACAGGATATCCGCCCGATCATCAAGCTGAAGTCGACCGCCGGAACCGGGTTCACCTATGTGACCCGCAAGAATCGTCGCAACAACCCGGATCGTCTGGTCTTGAAGAAGTACGACCCGAAGATCCGCAAGCACGTAGAATTCCGGGAGGAACGCTAA
- a CDS encoding dihydrolipoamide acetyltransferase family protein: MAEIFALPDVGEGLTEAEIVSWKVKPGDTVGVNQVFVEIETAKSLVELPSPHAGVIGELLVNEGQTVEVGSPIVSFVTDGADAPSGDGSASGSAGAAAPASEDDGTGATLVGYGSKPGARTRRARKASSAAPAAESAEQKPAAAAVPAAPAAPAPVEAAAVPVRSGHALAKPPVRKLAKDLGLDLAALTPTGANGEVTRADVNAAAGAAAGDDAQTGAGTASGVKPAPAAARGERETRIPVKSVRKMTAQAMVKSAFTAPHVSLFLDVDVTRTMEFVAELKASKALGEDTRVSPLLILAKAVTWAVKRNPTTNSVFSDDEIVIKNYVNLGIAAATPRGLIVPNIKDADVMNLTELGSAIGDLVSVARSGKTPPSDQTGGTITITNVGVFGVDTGTPIINPGESAIVAFGQIRKRPWVVGDEVVPRDVTTLGLSADHRVIDGDVASKFLADLGRALEQPAILLS; encoded by the coding sequence GTGGCAGAGATTTTTGCACTCCCCGACGTGGGGGAGGGACTGACCGAGGCCGAGATCGTGTCGTGGAAGGTCAAACCCGGCGACACGGTGGGCGTCAACCAGGTGTTCGTCGAAATTGAAACGGCCAAATCGCTCGTCGAATTACCGTCCCCGCACGCCGGGGTGATCGGTGAGCTTCTGGTCAATGAGGGCCAGACCGTTGAAGTGGGATCGCCCATTGTCAGCTTCGTCACCGATGGCGCCGATGCGCCGTCGGGTGATGGTTCGGCGTCGGGCAGCGCGGGGGCGGCCGCTCCGGCAAGCGAGGACGACGGGACCGGAGCGACGCTCGTCGGCTACGGCTCCAAACCGGGCGCGCGTACCCGGCGTGCCCGCAAAGCGAGCTCGGCGGCGCCGGCGGCAGAGTCGGCCGAGCAAAAACCTGCAGCGGCAGCTGTCCCGGCGGCACCGGCGGCGCCGGCCCCGGTGGAGGCTGCGGCGGTACCGGTACGCTCCGGTCATGCGCTGGCCAAGCCGCCGGTGCGCAAGCTTGCCAAGGATCTCGGCCTCGACCTAGCCGCCCTGACCCCGACCGGCGCTAACGGCGAGGTCACGCGGGCCGACGTCAACGCGGCCGCCGGAGCCGCAGCAGGCGACGACGCGCAGACCGGCGCGGGCACGGCGTCCGGCGTCAAACCGGCACCAGCCGCGGCACGGGGCGAGCGCGAAACGCGGATCCCGGTGAAGAGTGTTCGCAAGATGACGGCACAGGCCATGGTCAAGAGCGCGTTCACGGCGCCGCACGTGAGCTTGTTCCTTGACGTGGACGTGACGCGCACCATGGAATTCGTCGCCGAGCTCAAGGCGTCGAAGGCACTGGGCGAGGACACGCGGGTGTCGCCGCTGCTGATCTTGGCCAAGGCCGTGACCTGGGCGGTTAAGCGCAACCCGACAACCAACTCGGTGTTCTCCGACGATGAGATAGTCATCAAGAATTACGTCAACCTCGGCATCGCCGCGGCCACGCCTCGAGGGCTGATCGTGCCGAATATCAAGGACGCCGACGTCATGAACTTGACGGAACTGGGCAGCGCGATCGGCGACCTGGTGTCGGTGGCGCGATCCGGCAAGACCCCGCCGTCCGACCAAACCGGCGGAACCATCACCATCACGAACGTCGGAGTTTTCGGCGTCGACACCGGAACCCCCATCATCAACCCGGGCGAATCGGCGATAGTGGCGTTCGGGCAGATCCGTAAGCGTCCATGGGTCGTCGGCGACGAGGTCGTGCCGCGCGACGTCACGACCTTGGGCCTCTCGGCCGACCACCGGGTCATCGACGGCGACGTCGCTTCGAAGTTCCTGGCGGATTTGGGCCGGGCGCTGGAACAGCCGGCGATCCTGCTGAGCTGA
- the rpsN gene encoding 30S ribosomal protein S14 — protein MAKKSKIARNQQRAEVVARYAEKRLELKRALVSPDSTDEQREDARLGLQKLPRDASPVRLRNRDQIDGRPRGTLRKFGLSRVRFRDMAHKGELPGITKSSW, from the coding sequence ATGGCGAAGAAGTCCAAGATTGCCCGTAACCAGCAGCGTGCCGAGGTCGTTGCCCGTTACGCCGAGAAGCGCCTGGAACTCAAGCGCGCGCTCGTGAGCCCCGACAGCACCGATGAACAGCGCGAAGACGCTCGTCTCGGCCTGCAGAAGCTCCCCCGCGATGCCTCGCCGGTTCGCCTGCGTAATCGCGATCAGATCGACGGCCGTCCGCGTGGCACCTTGCGCAAGTTCGGTCTTTCCCGTGTACGCTTCCGGGACATGGCCCATAAGGGCGAACTTCCCGGTATTACCAAGTCAAGCTGGTAA